One genomic window of Peromyscus maniculatus bairdii isolate BWxNUB_F1_BW_parent chromosome 2, HU_Pman_BW_mat_3.1, whole genome shotgun sequence includes the following:
- the Airim gene encoding LOW QUALITY PROTEIN: AFG2-interacting ribosome maturation factor (The sequence of the model RefSeq protein was modified relative to this genomic sequence to represent the inferred CDS: substituted 1 base at 1 genomic stop codon), translated as MAQDQPLVAVQEVLRRCFPVVEEQQGLWQSTLQDCSPLLSSLSSLAEQLQAAQSLRFEDVPALRPFPDVEERLRRKQLEAGDIVLDKLAEKLSTLLKVRDTVSRHVEQVFQTYEQHSTVLDVDAVLRPSVVSPSVADMLEWLQDIDRHYRSSYPXVLMYLKRKYLLSSIHWGDLASIQALPKAWDQISEDECQTLVPDILVSVSFFLEEPGSCAVSGDLEPCS; from the exons ATGGCTCAAGACCAGCCTTTGGTGGCTGTGCAGGAGGTCCTGCGGAGGTGCTTCCCCGTGGTGGAGGAGCAGCAGGGCCTGTGGCAGAGCACTCTGCAGGACTGCTCGCCCCTCCTCTCCTCGCTCAGCAGCCTggctgagcagctgcaggccgCACAGAGTCTGCGGTTTGAGGACGTGCCGGCCCTCCGGCCCTTCCCGGACGTAGAGGAGCGGCTGAGGCGCAAGCAGCTGGAGGCTGGTGACATTGTCCTGGACAAGCTCGCTGAGAAGCT ATCCACCCTCCTCAAGGTCCGTGACACCGTCAGCAGGCACGTGGAGCAGGTGTTTCAGACCTACGAACAGCATTCGACTGTGCTTGACGTGGATGCTGTCCTGCGGCCCTCGGTTGTGAGCCCCTCTGTGGCCGACATGCTGGAGTGGTTGCAAGACATTGACAGACACTATCGAAGCTCATATCCTTGAGTGCTTAT GTACCTGAAGAGAAAGtacctcctctcctccatccactGGGGAGACTTGGCCAGCATCCAAGCACTGCCCAAGGCCTGGGACCAGATTTCCGAAGATGAATGCCAGACCCTCGTGCCAG ATATCCTGGTGAGTGTCTCCTTCTTCCTGGAGGAGCCAGGAAGCTGCGCAGTGTCTGGAGATCTGGAGCCCTGCAGTTGA